Within Thermococcus celer Vu 13 = JCM 8558, the genomic segment GTATCCTGACGATCTCGCGGGCGTCCATGGGGGCACCTTCTCGCTACCACTTGATCCTGAAGTCCCGCCTCGTCCTGGCGTCTATCTGCGCCAGAATCCTCTTCAGTTTGGCGTCGTCTATCCGTTCCGTAATCTGCCCCGCCTGGTACAGCTGAACGAGAACCAGCTGAACCTGTCTCGCGAGTTCGGGTTTGACGAGTTTGACCCTTCCGAGCCGTTCCCTCGCCTCCGGCGTCAGGATCCGCCTCATTATCGCGTCGAGCTGGGCCTCGAGCTCCATCTCCTGCTTCATGGCCTCTTCCTGCGCCTTCTGCTGTTCAAGGTACCTCTTCTGGAGCTCCATGAGCTTGCGCTTTCTGATCTCCTCTATATCCTCGGCCATTCCCTCACCCCCATGTTAAGGTTGGACGTCAGGTTAAAAATGTATTGGGCTGGACGGAACCAGAGGCAGAAACCAAATTGGAAGAGGGCCGGGCCCTCAGTACTTCTTGAGCTCGGGGAGCTGCTCCTCGAGCTCCTTTTTGAGCTCGGTGGCTATCCTATCGAGGAAGCTCTGCCCCTGCGGGGTCACGATTCTGCCCTCGCCCGGAACCTTCTGGACGAAGCCCGCGGCCTCGAGCTGCTGGAGGGCCTTCCTTATGATGCTTCCGCCGGCCTTGTAGAAGTGCTCGGGCGCGTGACCTCGGTTCTTCCTCCCGCCGTACCAGGTCCTGAGGCGCTCTATTCCAACCGGTCCGTCGATGTAGATCTTCCTGAAGATGCTGGCGACCCTGTAGTACCACCAGTCTTCCTGCTCCGGAATCCTCTCCTTGTGTCTCCCCGTCTTGACGAACGGGGCCCACTCGGGCGGTTTTATGGCCTCGACCTCTTTGAGCGCCTTTGCGGTCCTTTCAACGAGCAAATCACCGGGAACGTCGTAAACCGTCGCCACTTTCAATCCCTCCCCTTCTTGAATTTCCTCCTGAATTGAGCGATATCGAGCCTGACCTTCCTAACGGGCTTCTCCTCCCGTTTTTCCTTCGAAAGCTCCTTTCTCCCGAGCTTCCTTAAATACTTTTCCCAACCTTCCCTGGGCTTGAACAATATAAACCTTTTGCCGCGAACGTCGATTAGCTCGCTGTCCGTCGCCTCGGCCACCCTCTCGGCGAGGGTCCTCCTGTCGAGGCCCGTGGAGATGAGCGCCCCCTTCCTTATCTCGACTTTGAGGACACCGTCCTTCTCGAGCTGGGTGTTTATCTCCTCTATGACGGCCGCATCAAGCCCCCTCTTCCCTATCCACGCTCTCGGGGGGATATCGTAGTATCTCGCCCTCACCGCCCTTCTCACCTTTCCGGATAAGCGTTTCTCCATACCTCTCACCCCTCAGCCCTCGCGATGGAGGACTTAAAAAGGTTGGCCTTTTAAAGGTGTTGGCAAAGAGCATTGGAAGGTGTGAGGCCATGCTCGTCCACCATCTCTACTCCGGCGGCAAGGACTCGAGTTTGAGCGCGTGGATCCTGAAAAGACTCGGCTACGAGGTGGAACTCGTAACCGTCAGCTTCGGCACCCTCGATAACTGGCGCTTCGCCAGGGAGACCGCGGAGAGGCTCGGCTTCGAGCATCGCGTCCTTTACCTGTCGAAGGAGATCCTCGAGACGGCGGCGGAGATGGCCATCCGGGAAGGCCACCCGAACAACGCCATTCAGTTCATCCACGAGAGAGCCCTCGAGGCCCTGGCTTCCCTTCCCGAGGTCGAAAGGGTGAGCGACGGAACGAGGAGGGACGACAGGGTTCCGCTCCTCGATTTGCCGAAGGCCCGCTCGCTTGAGGACAGGTTCGGCGTCGCTTACATAAGACCACTCCTCGGCCTCGGCTACAGGACGATAAGGGAACTAACGGGAAAACTTTTCGTGGTTGAGGTAAGGGAGAGCGAGGAACTCGAGAAGGCCGATTATGAGGTCGAGCTCCGGCACCTGCTACGTGAAAGGGGAATCGACCCGCTCACGATATTTCCGAGGAGCCATTACCAGTCGAGGGTCCTCGGCTGGAAAGAATAGTCCGGC encodes:
- a CDS encoding 30S ribosomal protein S19e — encoded protein: MATVYDVPGDLLVERTAKALKEVEAIKPPEWAPFVKTGRHKERIPEQEDWWYYRVASIFRKIYIDGPVGIERLRTWYGGRKNRGHAPEHFYKAGGSIIRKALQQLEAAGFVQKVPGEGRIVTPQGQSFLDRIATELKKELEEQLPELKKY
- a CDS encoding DNA-binding protein; translated protein: MAEDIEEIRKRKLMELQKRYLEQQKAQEEAMKQEMELEAQLDAIMRRILTPEARERLGRVKLVKPELARQVQLVLVQLYQAGQITERIDDAKLKRILAQIDARTRRDFRIKW
- a CDS encoding DUF7411 family protein, whose protein sequence is MLVHHLYSGGKDSSLSAWILKRLGYEVELVTVSFGTLDNWRFARETAERLGFEHRVLYLSKEILETAAEMAIREGHPNNAIQFIHERALEALASLPEVERVSDGTRRDDRVPLLDLPKARSLEDRFGVAYIRPLLGLGYRTIRELTGKLFVVEVRESEELEKADYEVELRHLLRERGIDPLTIFPRSHYQSRVLGWKE
- a CDS encoding YhbY family RNA-binding protein; this translates as MEKRLSGKVRRAVRARYYDIPPRAWIGKRGLDAAVIEEINTQLEKDGVLKVEIRKGALISTGLDRRTLAERVAEATDSELIDVRGKRFILFKPREGWEKYLRKLGRKELSKEKREEKPVRKVRLDIAQFRRKFKKGRD